From the genome of Pantanalinema sp.:
GATACCATGAGCGCCGCCCTGGGCTTGAGGGGCGGGATTATCGAGTACTTGCAATTCTATGGAATCCAAGTTAGTATTTCTAAGAAATCTGAGGTTTTGATCCCCATGTACAGCGGCGGAAGCCACTATCGGTACGCCAAACCCGTGCCGGCCCGGGAAGTCCAGTCATGATCGGGGCACTCGTCACGCTGGGGGGGCTGATCGTCGGCCTTCTGCTGGGGGCGATCGCGCCTCTTAGCATCCCCCAGGTCTACTCCAAGTACTTCGCGGTGGCCATCCTCGCGGCCTTGGATACCGGGTTCGGGGGCGTCCGATCCGGTCTCGAGGGGCGCTTCGGGCTGGCGGTGTTCATCAGCGGGTTCACGGCGAACACGCTGATCGCCGCAGGGCTCACCTATCTCGGGGACCAGCTCGGCATCGATCTGTACCTCGCGGCCATCGTGGTCTTCGGGGTGCGGATTTTCGAAAACCTCGCCAAGATTCGGCGGCTCATCCTCGGTCGCTTTTGGACATTTTAGGAAGGTTACAGGAAAACCACCGTGTTCGATATCACTGATAAGGCTGGTTTGAGCGCCGACATCAAGGTCGTTGGCGTGGGCGGGGGCGGCTCGAACGCGATCAACCGCATGATCGCAAGCTCCCTGACCGGGGTCGAGTTCTGGACCCTCAACACCGACGCCCAGGCCCTGGCTCTCGCCCAGTCGGAGCGCCGGCTCCAGATCGGCGCCAAGCTGACCCGTGGTCTCGGAGCGGGGGGCAACCCTTCCATCGGCCAGAAGGCCGCCGAGGAGAGCCGCGATGACCTGATCGCCGCCCTCGACGGCGCGGACATGGTCTTCATCACCGCCGGCATGGGCGGCGGCACGGGCACCGGCGCGGCCGCGGTCGTGGCCGAGGTGGCCCGCGAGGTCGGCGCCCTCACCGTCGGCGTCGTGACCCGCCCCTTCATGTTCGAGGGCCGTCGCCGCGCCCAGCAGGCCGAGGCCGGCATCGCCGCGCTGCGCGAGAAGGTCGACACCCTCATCATCATCCCGAACGACAAGATCCTCCAGGTCATCGAGAAGCGCACCTCCATGCAGGAGGCCTTCCACATCGCCG
Proteins encoded in this window:
- a CDS encoding small basic family protein; amino-acid sequence: MIGALVTLGGLIVGLLLGAIAPLSIPQVYSKYFAVAILAALDTGFGGVRSGLEGRFGLAVFISGFTANTLIAAGLTYLGDQLGIDLYLAAIVVFGVRIFENLAKIRRLILGRFWTF